From a region of the Fervidicoccaceae archaeon genome:
- a CDS encoding DHHA1 domain-containing protein, which yields MKEKVIIYTHGDLDGIASAGIYLHLLKKISPNAEISVNFVEPSSLGSALTSALPSNSEELRIAIMDLGLNASTIETVVGTLRKLKGRAKMEWFDHHVWNESEISSIAATGVSLYIDRDTCAAGSVARHAFGGLEEGDGMWLLVNAVCAADLWLWSDPLSPLYYRAFGKREKSMKREMLELFSRGIIWSDDLNESVVEYIDLELKGYERGLKRAKIYDLGKIKASVAVKPKGPPNSSLLASLLMSRLETEIAAVVREDGALSLRSREYDVNTIARCLGGGGHRMASGAMLDISIFMKILKILAPPLYRTMLERLAVKRISSCIQR from the coding sequence TTGAAGGAAAAAGTCATCATATACACCCACGGAGACCTAGATGGGATTGCATCGGCAGGGATATATCTACACCTTCTCAAAAAGATTTCTCCGAATGCCGAGATATCAGTTAACTTTGTTGAGCCCAGCAGTCTTGGTTCAGCTCTTACTTCTGCATTACCTTCAAATTCTGAGGAACTGAGAATTGCCATAATGGATCTTGGACTGAATGCTTCAACCATAGAAACGGTTGTAGGTACCCTAAGGAAGCTCAAGGGAAGGGCAAAGATGGAGTGGTTCGATCATCATGTCTGGAATGAGAGCGAAATATCTAGCATTGCAGCAACAGGAGTTTCTCTCTACATAGACAGGGATACATGCGCTGCTGGAAGTGTAGCCAGGCACGCATTTGGAGGACTGGAAGAAGGGGATGGAATGTGGTTGTTGGTGAACGCTGTTTGCGCAGCTGATCTCTGGCTCTGGAGCGATCCCTTATCTCCCCTCTACTACAGAGCATTTGGAAAGAGGGAGAAATCAATGAAGAGAGAGATGCTGGAACTCTTCAGCAGAGGAATAATATGGAGCGATGATCTAAACGAGTCAGTAGTAGAGTACATAGATCTCGAGCTCAAGGGGTATGAGAGAGGGCTTAAGAGGGCAAAGATCTATGACCTTGGAAAAATTAAGGCCTCAGTAGCAGTAAAGCCCAAGGGACCTCCAAACTCAAGCCTTCTAGCATCCCTCCTAATGTCCAGGCTAGAAACAGAAATTGCTGCTGTGGTAAGGGAAGACGGAGCACTTTCGCTCAGATCAAGAGAATATGATGTCAACACCATCGCTAGATGCTTGGGAGGGGGAGGACATCGGATGGCCAGCGGAGCAATGCTTGACATCTCCATATTCATGAAAATTCTCAAAATTCTCGCCCCTCCATTATATAGGACAATGCTGGAGAGGCTTGCCGTGAAAAGAATATCCTCATGCATTCAGCGCTGA
- a CDS encoding metalloregulator ArsR/SmtB family transcription factor codes for MPEQYLLRDLIRKIQEAGMCKEEPPVPDLDKAVDLPTENLNTISKILSTISEPLRLKILYLLRQSPLPVCIIAFLLKTDRTLVSHHMNKLLELGLVKVERSRRFSIYSLTDQGKELVKAIEKILENR; via the coding sequence ATGCCTGAGCAGTATTTACTGAGGGACTTAATCAGAAAAATTCAGGAAGCAGGAATGTGCAAGGAAGAGCCTCCAGTGCCAGATCTCGATAAAGCTGTAGATCTGCCCACTGAAAATCTGAATACAATCTCAAAAATCTTATCAACAATCTCCGAGCCTTTAAGACTGAAGATTCTCTATCTTCTCCGCCAATCTCCGCTGCCAGTATGCATAATAGCATTTTTGTTGAAGACTGATAGAACTCTAGTTTCGCATCACATGAATAAGCTCCTTGAGCTTGGGCTCGTTAAAGTAGAGCGCAGTAGGCGCTTCAGCATATACAGCCTTACGGATCAGGGGAAGGAACTGGTAAAAGCCATCGAAAAAATATTAGAAAACAGATAA
- a CDS encoding LysR family transcriptional regulator: MIGGRGLAELLRAVEESGSLRRASAKIGMNYKRAWLKLRTAEAKAMVQLVERRRGRGGYKLSKEGKEFLRVYTEAERKLRGCGIL; the protein is encoded by the coding sequence GTGATTGGGGGAAGAGGTCTTGCTGAACTACTGAGGGCTGTGGAGGAAAGTGGAAGCTTGAGAAGAGCTTCAGCAAAAATTGGAATGAACTATAAAAGAGCATGGCTGAAGCTGAGAACTGCTGAAGCAAAAGCTATGGTACAGCTTGTAGAGAGGAGGAGGGGGAGGGGAGGATATAAGCTAAGCAAAGAGGGAAAAGAATTCTTGAGAGTATACACTGAAGCGGAAAGAAAGCTGAGGGGCTGTGGCATTCTCTGA
- a CDS encoding 4Fe-4S dicluster domain-containing protein, protein MVPKSKVVEEISRLGGIGLLKCYQCGLCTAICPISEIFQSSFRRTIRYAQLGIANRIISDPTPWLCHGCGECTASCPREANPGDVMAAVRRYQTIQFSPGRVASLFNFGRTSIPLILFISFFASAALYLLRGTPNMSEVNIYSLIPYSTIHALGVILAAFILVIAAYSLLQMYRKLGRMKEHPKSVGSMEKISKLLSVIILAGLIQLNFKRCSNYLSRYIAHLSIFWGFIGLFVASSIHYVSDIFALGISSYVPRAVGLISGAFLIYGSSYYIYKRLRKDEAFIRQSTYSDWLFLILLLIAGITGFLLDAFIYFNIPLAAYFTYAAHLISVFDLIVLAPFTKFAHSVYRPIAIWINEIRGANP, encoded by the coding sequence GTGGTTCCAAAATCAAAGGTTGTTGAGGAAATAAGTAGGCTGGGAGGCATCGGTCTTCTGAAGTGCTATCAATGCGGTCTGTGCACAGCAATTTGCCCCATTTCCGAGATCTTTCAGAGCAGCTTCAGGAGAACTATAAGATATGCTCAGCTAGGAATAGCAAACAGGATCATTTCGGATCCCACACCATGGCTCTGTCACGGATGTGGTGAGTGCACAGCATCATGTCCCAGAGAAGCTAATCCTGGAGACGTGATGGCAGCTGTAAGAAGGTATCAAACAATCCAGTTCTCTCCTGGAAGAGTGGCTTCACTTTTCAATTTCGGCAGAACATCAATTCCGCTCATTCTATTCATCTCCTTTTTTGCATCTGCTGCGCTTTATCTGCTCAGAGGAACTCCAAATATGTCCGAGGTCAATATATACTCCCTCATCCCGTACTCAACCATACATGCTCTTGGAGTCATCCTAGCAGCATTCATACTTGTCATAGCAGCATATAGCCTGTTACAGATGTACAGGAAGCTAGGAAGAATGAAAGAGCATCCCAAGAGTGTAGGCAGCATGGAAAAAATTAGCAAGTTATTGAGCGTTATTATATTAGCTGGATTAATTCAGTTGAATTTCAAAAGATGCTCCAACTATCTCTCTAGGTATATAGCTCATCTCTCCATTTTCTGGGGATTCATAGGATTGTTTGTAGCTAGCAGCATTCACTATGTAAGCGATATTTTTGCTCTTGGTATAAGCTCATACGTTCCCAGAGCGGTCGGATTAATTTCTGGGGCCTTTCTAATATATGGGAGCTCTTACTACATCTACAAGAGGCTGAGAAAGGATGAAGCTTTCATTAGACAGAGCACATATTCTGACTGGCTCTTTCTCATTCTCCTTCTCATAGCAGGGATTACCGGCTTTCTCCTCGATGCATTCATATACTTCAACATCCCCCTTGCTGCATATTTCACATATGCTGCTCATCTCATATCCGTGTTCGATTTGATCGTTCTCGCCCCATTCACCAAGTTTGCCCATTCCGTCTACAGACCAATTGCTATTTGGATCAATGAGATAAGAGGTGCCAATCCTTGA
- a CDS encoding F420-nonreducing hydrogenase, which translates to MNKLKVAWYWCASCGGCEESFVDLSEELVEFFESADLVFCPVATDFKKEDVERLPDASVDVALINGGIRLSEHEEMVKLLRRKSKIVVAYGTCSSWGGIPGLSNLYNKEEILRAKYLDPPSINNPTHAVPAERTRLTKLGANLELPAFLDSLLPLNAVIDVDYYIPGCPPTPEVFKNALKALISEKLPPKGSIIGASDKSLCDECPLNSTKPEKILLKELKRPHETIADAKKCLLTQGLLCLGPVTRGGCGALCIKAAMQCTGCFGPLDGIADYGGKAISFIGTIMDYSPAEEEELERAYSKIKDWVGVVYKYTLPASKLGGRVRREKTKRQEEAEIDE; encoded by the coding sequence TTGAATAAACTGAAAGTAGCATGGTATTGGTGTGCTTCATGCGGAGGCTGTGAAGAATCTTTCGTTGATCTCTCGGAGGAGCTGGTGGAGTTCTTCGAATCAGCCGATCTCGTGTTTTGCCCCGTAGCAACAGATTTCAAAAAGGAAGATGTTGAGAGGCTGCCAGATGCTTCTGTTGACGTTGCTCTAATAAATGGGGGAATAAGACTGAGCGAGCACGAAGAAATGGTTAAGCTATTGAGAAGAAAGTCCAAAATTGTAGTGGCATACGGAACATGTTCTAGCTGGGGAGGAATTCCAGGCCTCTCAAATTTGTACAATAAGGAAGAGATTTTAAGAGCAAAATACCTTGATCCGCCTTCCATCAACAATCCTACGCATGCAGTTCCTGCTGAGAGAACGAGGCTCACCAAGCTGGGAGCAAATCTGGAGCTTCCAGCCTTCCTAGACTCTCTCCTTCCTCTAAATGCTGTCATAGATGTTGATTACTATATTCCAGGCTGCCCTCCTACACCTGAAGTCTTCAAGAATGCATTAAAGGCTCTAATAAGCGAAAAGCTGCCTCCAAAAGGAAGCATAATCGGTGCTTCAGACAAGTCGCTATGCGATGAATGTCCACTGAATTCAACCAAGCCTGAGAAGATCTTGCTGAAGGAGCTTAAAAGACCTCACGAAACTATAGCGGATGCAAAGAAGTGCTTGCTTACCCAGGGCCTTCTCTGTCTTGGACCAGTTACAAGGGGAGGATGCGGAGCTCTATGCATTAAGGCCGCCATGCAGTGTACAGGATGCTTTGGTCCACTAGATGGAATAGCTGACTACGGAGGAAAGGCCATCTCATTCATAGGAACAATAATGGACTATTCCCCTGCTGAAGAAGAGGAGCTGGAGCGTGCTTACAGTAAAATAAAGGATTGGGTGGGAGTAGTGTACAAGTACACTCTACCTGCCTCAAAGCTGGGAGGGAGAGTGAGGAGAGAAAAGACAAAAAGGCAGGAGGAGGCCGAGATAGATGAGTAG
- a CDS encoding hydrogenase iron-sulfur subunit has product MNREWTPRIVAFVCNWCTYAAADLAGTSRMQQPDSVRIVRLMCSGRADPQFVLEAIANGADGVIVAGCHPPSDCHYQEGNYRAFRRFMLLRRVLESMGVEKERFRLEWISASEARKWVEVVRSMTEDLKRLGPLRRDEEGIKVE; this is encoded by the coding sequence ATGAACAGAGAGTGGACTCCCAGAATAGTAGCTTTTGTTTGCAACTGGTGCACCTATGCAGCAGCTGATCTGGCTGGGACTAGCAGGATGCAGCAGCCCGACAGCGTGAGGATAGTTAGGCTCATGTGCTCTGGTAGAGCAGATCCCCAATTCGTTCTAGAGGCAATAGCTAATGGGGCGGATGGGGTAATAGTTGCTGGGTGCCATCCGCCCTCAGATTGTCACTATCAAGAAGGGAACTACAGAGCCTTTAGAAGATTCATGCTCCTCCGAAGGGTGCTGGAATCCATGGGTGTCGAGAAGGAGAGATTCAGACTGGAGTGGATCTCAGCCTCGGAAGCGAGGAAGTGGGTAGAAGTAGTGAGGAGCATGACGGAGGATCTCAAGAGGCTTGGCCCGCTCAGAAGGGACGAAGAGGGGATAAAGGTTGAATAA
- a CDS encoding M55 family metallopeptidase, with protein MRAFVSVDLEGMPFIASGEHLFVKGALYNEARRIATRVTLAVVEELHEGGFEEVIVADSHGPMINLDVESLPEYVTLIRGFPRPLSMITGIEGSKIAVFLGYHSKAGTARSSFDHTYSSASIDSIEINGMPVSEFLLNAYVAGHFNVPVMLVAGDRVLIEEDVSKSAPWAERVVLKESFSRFASASKSLKKVEREIREAARRAIEKYRRGEGRPLQAESPLDMKVRFLGTEMGDVAELIPMVERIDGKTVKYKAKDAVEAYKLIELLTLAVPRLYPYTYL; from the coding sequence TTGAGAGCTTTTGTCTCGGTGGATCTTGAGGGGATGCCGTTTATAGCATCTGGCGAACATCTTTTTGTGAAAGGCGCTCTCTACAACGAAGCTAGGAGAATAGCTACGAGAGTGACACTAGCTGTTGTTGAAGAGCTTCACGAAGGAGGCTTTGAAGAGGTTATTGTAGCGGACAGCCATGGACCAATGATAAATCTTGATGTGGAGAGTTTACCAGAATATGTTACATTGATTCGAGGGTTTCCTAGACCGCTTAGCATGATTACGGGCATAGAAGGCTCAAAGATTGCTGTTTTTCTGGGATATCATTCTAAAGCTGGGACTGCTCGCTCCAGCTTCGACCATACCTACAGTAGTGCTTCAATCGATAGCATTGAAATCAACGGCATGCCGGTCAGTGAATTTTTGCTGAACGCATATGTGGCAGGACATTTCAACGTTCCCGTGATGCTCGTGGCTGGAGACAGAGTTCTTATTGAAGAGGATGTTTCAAAGAGCGCTCCTTGGGCTGAGAGAGTAGTGCTGAAGGAGTCATTCTCCAGATTTGCATCAGCAAGCAAGAGTCTGAAGAAGGTTGAGAGGGAAATAAGAGAAGCAGCAAGAAGGGCTATCGAAAAATATAGAAGAGGGGAGGGAAGACCACTGCAGGCTGAAAGTCCACTCGACATGAAAGTGAGATTCCTAGGAACAGAGATGGGCGATGTAGCGGAGCTAATTCCCATGGTTGAGAGGATTGATGGGAAAACGGTAAAATACAAAGCTAAGGATGCAGTTGAGGCATACAAATTGATTGAGCTCCTAACATTAGCTGTTCCTAGGCTATATCCATATACATATTTGTAG
- a CDS encoding CoB--CoM heterodisulfide reductase iron-sulfur subunit A family protein, which translates to MSEKPRIGIYICHCGLNIAGTVDVEELARYAASLPDVIVARDYVFMCSEPGQNLIKEDIKEKELNRIVIAACSPSMHEQTFRSVLESAGLNKYLLEMANIREHCSWIHSDRRKATEKAKEIVRMAASKARYLEPIEEKTFPTTRNVMILGGGVAGMRAAIELAEYGFEVYLVERKPILGGKSAVIGYISPGIRGKEIVQKMFERIRGNPRIHVFTQAELIELKGFAGNFTGKLRIHPKHVNERCNECGECEDACPIEISNEYDFSLSRRKAIYKPFPGSYPEGYIIDDRVCVKCGECVRACRRKAIDLDGEEKLIEIKFGALIIAVGYDPYRPSKGEFGYGLSDSVLTLFQLERLLDEDGPTRGEPIVRGKIPETIAFVQCVGSRSTTPSSRPYCSRMCCTSALTNAIRLKEKHPEIEIFFIYRDIMTYGSDEGLYEEAGKRMIKFIKYEGEPPQVQITPEGVFIEVTDYLLQESIRIPVDAVILSTGMIPPRDLGDVIAVTRATCGEEGFLREAHIKLAPVESPTRGIYIAGSVSGPKNIRESIISGSAAAAKAMALISRGEVVAEPMIAKVDEERCSGCGICISACPYNAISIEEKEGDRLARVEDALCMGCGTCASACPSGAMQQLGFKDIQIRAQISALSEVEGK; encoded by the coding sequence TTGAGCGAGAAGCCAAGGATAGGCATCTACATCTGCCACTGCGGTCTTAACATAGCAGGAACTGTGGACGTAGAAGAGCTCGCGAGATATGCAGCATCTCTTCCCGACGTCATCGTAGCGAGAGATTATGTTTTCATGTGCTCTGAGCCTGGGCAGAATCTCATAAAGGAGGACATAAAGGAGAAAGAACTTAACAGAATAGTTATAGCAGCATGCTCTCCATCTATGCATGAACAGACTTTTAGATCAGTTCTCGAATCTGCAGGACTCAACAAATACTTACTAGAAATGGCCAACATAAGAGAGCACTGCTCTTGGATACATTCAGACAGAAGAAAGGCGACAGAGAAAGCAAAGGAGATAGTCAGAATGGCAGCTTCCAAGGCAAGGTACTTGGAGCCAATAGAAGAGAAAACTTTCCCAACTACAAGAAACGTCATGATCTTGGGCGGAGGAGTTGCTGGAATGAGAGCAGCTATAGAGCTGGCAGAATACGGCTTTGAGGTCTATCTTGTCGAGAGAAAGCCCATTCTAGGAGGGAAATCTGCAGTCATAGGTTACATTTCTCCTGGAATAAGGGGTAAAGAAATAGTTCAAAAGATGTTCGAGAGAATAAGGGGAAATCCAAGGATACATGTTTTCACTCAAGCTGAGCTCATTGAGCTAAAGGGATTTGCTGGGAACTTCACGGGAAAGCTGAGAATTCATCCAAAACATGTGAATGAAAGATGTAACGAGTGTGGGGAATGCGAAGATGCTTGTCCCATAGAAATATCAAATGAATATGACTTCTCTCTGAGCAGGAGAAAGGCAATTTACAAGCCATTTCCCGGCTCATACCCAGAGGGCTATATTATAGATGATAGAGTTTGCGTCAAGTGCGGAGAGTGTGTTAGAGCATGCAGGAGAAAAGCTATAGATCTAGATGGGGAGGAGAAGTTAATTGAGATCAAATTCGGAGCTCTCATCATAGCTGTAGGCTATGATCCCTACAGACCCTCCAAAGGCGAGTTTGGATATGGCTTGAGTGACTCCGTGCTGACTCTCTTCCAGCTAGAAAGATTGCTTGACGAGGATGGTCCCACCAGGGGGGAGCCGATTGTAAGAGGGAAGATTCCAGAGACAATAGCTTTTGTTCAGTGTGTGGGGTCTAGAAGCACAACCCCCTCATCAAGACCTTACTGCTCGAGAATGTGCTGCACATCTGCTCTAACCAATGCCATAAGGCTGAAGGAAAAACATCCGGAAATTGAGATATTCTTCATATACAGAGATATAATGACCTATGGGAGCGATGAGGGGCTCTACGAAGAAGCCGGAAAGAGAATGATAAAGTTCATAAAGTACGAGGGAGAACCTCCACAGGTCCAAATTACACCCGAGGGAGTATTCATAGAAGTCACCGATTACCTTCTGCAGGAAAGCATAAGAATACCGGTAGACGCTGTCATCCTTTCGACCGGAATGATTCCTCCAAGGGATCTGGGAGACGTCATTGCTGTTACAAGGGCAACATGTGGAGAGGAGGGGTTTCTGAGGGAGGCCCACATAAAGCTTGCCCCCGTCGAATCACCAACCAGAGGAATATACATAGCAGGATCTGTTTCAGGTCCCAAGAACATAAGAGAGAGCATAATTTCCGGGAGTGCTGCAGCTGCTAAGGCTATGGCCCTCATTAGTAGAGGAGAAGTTGTTGCTGAACCAATGATAGCCAAGGTTGATGAAGAAAGATGCAGCGGCTGCGGGATCTGCATTTCTGCATGCCCCTATAATGCCATTTCGATAGAGGAAAAGGAAGGTGATAGACTGGCAAGAGTGGAAGATGCTCTCTGCATGGGATGCGGGACATGCGCCTCAGCGTGCCCGTCTGGAGCAATGCAGCAGTTGGGTTTCAAGGACATTCAGATAAGAGCTCAGATATCCGCTTTATCGGAGGTCGAAGGGAAATGA
- a CDS encoding Ni/Fe hydrogenase subunit alpha, with translation MSSRKIVIDPITRLEGHGKIAIILDDEGNCLRAYFQVPELRGFEKFLQGRHAEDAPIITPRICGVCPTAHHTASVKALDDLYKAPPPSPALKIREMFYNLFMLEDHALHFYVLSGPDFIVGPDAPRAERNIVGVMNKVGKELVLRIITIRKRIRKMMEIIGGRTIHPVFGMPGGISRPLSIEQVKEIRALADEALSLSLITLEMFKKIVLGNKSYLQLIESEAYTHRTYYMGMVDGKNRVNFYDGLIRVIDPKGREIAKFHPSKYLEHISERVEPWTYVTFTYLRKVGWKGFIDGENSGIYSVAPLARLNASEGMATPIAQEAFEEMYESLGGRPVHYTLANHWARVIEMIYAAERVKELSEDPEIESKDIRNTNFSEPSVGIGAVEAPRGTLIHHYETDENGVIKRANLLVATQHNAARISLSIDKAARSLIRKGEISDGLLNMVEMAFRAYDPCLACATHEYGSMPLSFYLYDQRGNLKKILHPNG, from the coding sequence ATGAGTAGCAGAAAGATTGTGATCGATCCCATAACTAGACTAGAAGGGCACGGAAAAATAGCCATAATTCTCGATGATGAGGGAAACTGCTTGAGAGCATATTTTCAGGTGCCGGAGCTCAGGGGATTTGAAAAGTTCCTGCAGGGAAGGCATGCTGAGGATGCGCCAATCATAACCCCAAGGATATGCGGTGTTTGTCCAACAGCTCATCATACAGCATCAGTAAAGGCTCTAGATGATCTATATAAAGCCCCTCCCCCCTCTCCAGCCCTGAAGATAAGGGAGATGTTCTACAATCTATTTATGCTTGAGGATCACGCACTTCACTTCTACGTTCTTAGCGGACCGGACTTCATAGTGGGGCCAGATGCTCCTAGGGCTGAAAGGAACATAGTTGGAGTCATGAATAAGGTCGGCAAGGAACTCGTGCTGAGGATCATAACGATCAGAAAGAGAATAAGGAAGATGATGGAGATTATAGGAGGAAGGACCATTCACCCAGTCTTCGGTATGCCTGGAGGAATTTCGAGACCACTAAGCATTGAACAGGTAAAAGAAATTAGAGCTCTAGCAGACGAAGCTCTCAGCCTCTCCCTCATCACTCTAGAAATGTTCAAAAAGATTGTTCTGGGAAACAAAAGCTATCTACAATTGATTGAGAGTGAAGCCTATACCCACAGAACCTACTATATGGGGATGGTTGATGGGAAAAACAGGGTGAATTTTTATGATGGGCTAATAAGGGTTATTGATCCCAAGGGAAGAGAGATAGCTAAATTCCACCCCAGCAAATATCTAGAGCATATTTCAGAGCGCGTTGAGCCTTGGACGTATGTCACATTCACCTATCTGCGAAAGGTTGGGTGGAAGGGATTTATTGATGGTGAGAACAGCGGCATATATAGTGTTGCCCCCCTAGCCAGGCTCAACGCTTCTGAGGGAATGGCAACTCCTATCGCTCAGGAGGCCTTTGAGGAAATGTACGAATCACTTGGCGGAAGGCCGGTGCATTATACCCTTGCAAATCATTGGGCAAGGGTAATAGAGATGATATATGCTGCCGAGAGAGTCAAGGAGCTATCAGAGGACCCCGAAATAGAGAGCAAGGATATCAGAAACACAAATTTTTCGGAGCCAAGTGTTGGAATTGGAGCTGTGGAGGCTCCTAGAGGGACACTCATACATCATTATGAAACAGATGAAAACGGAGTTATAAAAAGAGCCAACTTGCTTGTTGCTACGCAGCACAACGCAGCTAGAATATCTCTCTCAATTGACAAAGCGGCCAGAAGCTTAATTAGAAAAGGAGAAATAAGTGACGGCCTTCTCAATATGGTTGAAATGGCCTTCAGAGCATATGATCCATGTCTAGCATGCGCTACTCATGAGTATGGAAGCATGCCGCTTTCCTTTTATTTATATGATCAGAGAGGAAATCTGAAGAAAATATTGCACCCGAATGGATAG
- a CDS encoding CoB--CoM heterodisulfide reductase iron-sulfur subunit A family protein codes for MIFPLKDLSSSQELRNASSLKLRTNAHSSKPVLVVGAGIAGIQAALDLAEQGIKVYLIDRNPSIGGKMALLDKTFPTLDCASCILAPKMASVQRNPNIKILTLSELKQIDGKAGNFHCRILKHPSYVDWEKCTGCGTCIEKCPQKVPDEFNLGMSKRKAIFIAFPQAVPRKAVIDAANCLRLNPPQKLKERAGGRAICGICERFCPAGAIKFSDASEEVIIEASAVIIATGMEIYDARNVPEYGYGKYQNVFVHLEFERMLSATGPTGGLILRRSDGKPPRRIAWIQCVGSRDIRFNHYCSSFCCMAATKQAVLAKEHLENVSCTIYYMDIRAFGKGFNEFIERAKNEFGIKYVRGKVARIEEDPSSRDLTLIYEDTSHSYLKRESYDLVVLAVAIRPNRIYPIIPVETNEDGFVKLKDPYIDPVSTTVDGIFVAGVAAGAKDIPDSVSEASAAAARAALIAKQKGGAGS; via the coding sequence TTGATTTTTCCATTGAAAGATCTCAGTTCCTCTCAAGAGTTGCGGAATGCATCTAGCTTAAAATTGAGAACTAACGCGCATAGCTCGAAGCCTGTTCTAGTAGTAGGAGCAGGAATAGCAGGAATCCAAGCAGCTCTCGATTTGGCAGAGCAAGGAATTAAGGTCTACCTCATAGATAGAAATCCGAGCATAGGAGGAAAAATGGCCCTTCTAGACAAAACATTTCCAACCCTTGATTGTGCTTCATGCATTCTTGCGCCCAAAATGGCATCTGTGCAGAGAAATCCAAACATAAAAATTCTCACGCTATCTGAGTTAAAGCAAATAGATGGGAAGGCCGGAAACTTCCATTGCAGAATCCTCAAGCATCCAAGCTATGTAGACTGGGAAAAGTGCACTGGATGTGGCACATGCATAGAGAAGTGCCCCCAGAAAGTTCCAGATGAGTTCAATCTAGGAATGAGCAAGAGAAAAGCAATCTTCATAGCTTTTCCCCAAGCTGTTCCGAGAAAGGCGGTTATAGATGCAGCGAATTGCTTGAGGTTGAACCCCCCTCAGAAACTGAAAGAAAGAGCTGGGGGGAGAGCGATCTGCGGCATTTGCGAGAGATTTTGTCCTGCAGGAGCCATAAAGTTCAGCGATGCATCAGAGGAAGTCATTATTGAAGCATCCGCCGTGATAATTGCAACTGGTATGGAAATTTATGATGCTCGGAATGTTCCCGAGTATGGCTATGGGAAATATCAAAACGTTTTTGTTCACCTCGAATTCGAGAGAATGCTCTCAGCTACGGGACCGACTGGAGGATTGATATTAAGGAGAAGCGATGGGAAGCCCCCGAGAAGAATCGCATGGATTCAATGCGTAGGCTCCAGAGATATAAGGTTCAACCACTACTGCTCATCTTTCTGCTGCATGGCAGCAACCAAGCAAGCAGTTCTTGCCAAGGAACACTTGGAAAATGTGAGCTGCACTATATACTACATGGACATCAGAGCTTTTGGCAAGGGATTCAACGAGTTCATAGAGAGGGCAAAGAACGAGTTTGGCATTAAATATGTTAGAGGAAAAGTTGCTAGAATTGAGGAGGATCCAAGCTCTAGGGATCTCACGCTCATATATGAGGACACCTCCCATAGCTACCTGAAGAGAGAGAGCTACGATTTGGTGGTCCTGGCAGTAGCAATTAGGCCAAACAGGATCTATCCAATAATCCCAGTTGAAACGAATGAGGATGGCTTCGTGAAGCTTAAAGATCCCTACATAGATCCCGTTTCTACAACAGTCGATGGAATATTCGTGGCTGGAGTGGCAGCTGGAGCAAAGGATATACCCGATTCAGTCAGTGAGGCCAGTGCAGCTGCTGCTAGAGCAGCCCTCATCGCTAAGCAAAAAGGTGGTGCTGGAAGTTGA